The DNA window CCGAAATCGACGCGCAGCCGGCGCAGGTCGCCGCCGCCACGGCGCTGCTGGACGGCGGCGCGACGGTGCCTTTCGTCGCCCGCTATCGCAAGGAGGCGACCGGCGGGCTTGACGACACGCAGCTGCGCAACCTGTCCGACCGGCTGACCTATCTGCGCGAGATGGAGGCGCGGCGCACGGCGATCCTGGGCGTGGTCCGCGATCAGGGCAAGCTGACCGACCACCTTGCGCGCGCCATCGCCGCGGCCGACACCAAGGCCGCGCTTGAGGACATCTATCTGCCGTTCAAGCCCAAGCGCCGCACCAAGGCCATGATCGCGCGCGAAAACGGGCTTGAACCGCTGCTGCGCGCGATCCTTGCCGACCGCGCCGCCGAACCCGCGGCGCTGGCGCGAACCTATCTCACCGACAAGGTTGCGGACGTGAAATCCGCACTGGAGGGCGCGCGCGACATCCTGGTCGAGGAACTGTCCGAAAACGCCGCGCTGCTTGGGCGTCTGCGGCAGTTCATGCAGGACGGGGCGTTCATCTCGGCCCGGGTGGTGTCCGGCAAGGAAGAGGCCGGGGCGAAGTTCAGCGACTATTTCGATCACCGCGAGAAATGGGCCGACATTCCGGCCCACCGCGCGCTGGCGATCCTGCGCGCCGCGCGGGAAGAGATCGTGACCATCGACATCGCGCCCGACCCCGACACCGGCGCCGCGCAGGCCGAAGGGATCGTGGCGCAGGCCATCGGCATTGCGGGCGAGGGGCCGGGCGATCATTGGCTGCGTCAGGTCGCGGGGTGGGCATGGCGCGTGCGTCTGTCGAACAGCATGTATATCGAATTGCTGAGCGATCTGCGCAAACGCGCCCATGACGAGGCGATCCACGTCTTCGGCCGCAATTTGCGGGATCTGCTGCTTGCCGCGCCGGCGGGGGCGAAGGTGACCATCGGTCTGGACCCGGGCATCCGCACCGGGGTCAAGATCGCCGCGATCGACGCCACCGGCAAGCTGGTCGAGACCGCGACGATCCATCCCTTCCAGCCCAGGAACGATCTGCGCGGGGCCGAATCCACCCTGCTGACGCTGATCGCGCGTCACGGCGCAGAACTGATCGCCATCGGCAACGGCACCGCCAGCCGCGAGACCGAACGACTGGTGACCGAGGTGCTGAAACGGCTGCCCAAGGGCACGACGGTGCCGAAGAAGGTGGTGGTGTCCGAGGCCGGAGCCTCGGTCTATTCGGCGTCGGAACAGGCGGCGAGGGAGTTTCCCGATCTGGACGTGTCGCTGCGCGGTGCGGTGTCGATTGCGCGGCGGTTGCAGGACCCGCTGGCCGAGCTGGTCAAGGTGCCGCCGGAAGCGATCGGCGTCGGGCAGTATCAGCACGACGTGGATCAACGGCAACTGGCCCGCAAGCTGGAGGCGGTGGTCGAGGATGCGGTTAACGCCGTCGGCGTCGATCTGAACACCGCCTCGGCCTCGCTGCTGGCGCATGTGGCGGGGCTGGGGCCGTCGCTGGCGGCCGCGATCGTGGCCCATCGCGATGCGACGGGCGCATTCCGGTCGCGGGCGGCGCTGAAGAAGGTGACGGGGCTGGGGCCGCGGGCGTTTCAGCAATGCGCGGGCTTTCTGCGCATCCGCCAGGGCGACGAGCCGCTGGACGAATCGGCCGTCCATCCCGAAGCCTATGGCGTGGCGCGCCGGATCGTGGCCGCCTGCGGGCGCGATCTGCGCCAGGTCATGGGCGACGCCGGCGCGCTGAAGGGCATCAGCGCCGAGAGGTTCGTGGACGAGAATTTCGGTTTGCCGACGATCCGCGACATCCTGTCCGAGCTGGAAAAACCCGGCCGCGACCCAAGGCCCGATTTCGTCACCGCCAGCTTTGCCGACGGCGTCGAAGAGATCGGCGATCTGCGGCCCGGCATGTCGCTGGAGGGCACGGTGACCAATGTCGCGGCCTTCGGCGCGTTCGTCGATATCGGCGTGCATCAGGACGGGCTGGTCCATGTCAGCCAGCTTGCCGACCGGTTTGTGAAGGACCCGACCGAGATCGTGAAGGTGGGCGATGTCGTCCGCGTCCGCGTGACCGAGGTCGATATCCCGCGCAAGCGTATCGGCCTGACCATGCGCAAGGATGGCGGCGCACAGGGCGGCCGCGCGCCGCACAAGGCGGCGGGGACGGCGCAACCCGGCAAGGCGGCGCGGCCCGCAAAACCCGGCGCACCCGCGCGCGGCAAGGGCGGCGGGCAGGGATCGTTCGGCGCCGCGTTGCAGGACGCGATGCGCAAACGGTAAGGGGGACGGGCGGAATGACCGAGAAACCGGGCAATCCGGACGCCTGCGGCCATTGGCTTGAGGATCCGGCCCATCGCGCCTTTCTGGTCCGCGACGCGCATCGCGCACTGGATTTCTTCGATGCCAGCCCGCGCGCGGCGGGCGGCTTTCACACGCTGGATAATGCCGGCCGGCCGCTGCCCTCCGCGTTGCAGGAACTGCACACGACGACGCGGCTGGTTCATTCCTATGCGCTGGCGCAGATTGCCGGGCGCGACGACCGGGCGGGGATCGTCGATCGCGGGATGGACTATCTGTGGCACGCGCATCGCGACCGGCGGTTCGGCGGCTATGTCTGGTCGCTTGACGGCGAGGGGGTGGCCGACGGAACCAAGCTGGCCTACGGCCATGTCTTCGTGCTGCTGGCCGCCGCCTCGGCGAAACTGGCCGGGCACCCGGACGCGGATCGCCTACTGGCCGATATTTCCGAGGTTCTCGACCGGCGTTTCTGGGACGACAGCGCCGGGCTTTTCCGGGATGAGTTCACGCGCGACTGGCAGCCCTTTTCGACCTATCGCGGGATGAACGCCAACATGCACGGGGCCGAGGCGCTGCTGGCCGCGCATGAGGCGACGGGCGAGGGTGAATACCTGTCGCGCGCGCGCCGCATCCTGGATTTCTTCATCGCCGGGCAGGCGGCTTTGCACGGCTGGCGGATTCCCGAACATTACGACGCCGACTGGCGACCCGATCACGGCTATTGCGGCAATCCGATGTTCCGGCCCGCCGGCACCACGCCCGGCCATTCGTTCGAGATGGCGCGCCTGCACCTGCAATGCTGGGACCAGTCGCAGCGACCGGGG is part of the Paracoccus stylophorae genome and encodes:
- a CDS encoding Tex family protein codes for the protein MDTAHRIARIIATEIDAQPAQVAAATALLDGGATVPFVARYRKEATGGLDDTQLRNLSDRLTYLREMEARRTAILGVVRDQGKLTDHLARAIAAADTKAALEDIYLPFKPKRRTKAMIARENGLEPLLRAILADRAAEPAALARTYLTDKVADVKSALEGARDILVEELSENAALLGRLRQFMQDGAFISARVVSGKEEAGAKFSDYFDHREKWADIPAHRALAILRAAREEIVTIDIAPDPDTGAAQAEGIVAQAIGIAGEGPGDHWLRQVAGWAWRVRLSNSMYIELLSDLRKRAHDEAIHVFGRNLRDLLLAAPAGAKVTIGLDPGIRTGVKIAAIDATGKLVETATIHPFQPRNDLRGAESTLLTLIARHGAELIAIGNGTASRETERLVTEVLKRLPKGTTVPKKVVVSEAGASVYSASEQAAREFPDLDVSLRGAVSIARRLQDPLAELVKVPPEAIGVGQYQHDVDQRQLARKLEAVVEDAVNAVGVDLNTASASLLAHVAGLGPSLAAAIVAHRDATGAFRSRAALKKVTGLGPRAFQQCAGFLRIRQGDEPLDESAVHPEAYGVARRIVAACGRDLRQVMGDAGALKGISAERFVDENFGLPTIRDILSELEKPGRDPRPDFVTASFADGVEEIGDLRPGMSLEGTVTNVAAFGAFVDIGVHQDGLVHVSQLADRFVKDPTEIVKVGDVVRVRVTEVDIPRKRIGLTMRKDGGAQGGRAPHKAAGTAQPGKAARPAKPGAPARGKGGGQGSFGAALQDAMRKR
- a CDS encoding AGE family epimerase/isomerase codes for the protein MTEKPGNPDACGHWLEDPAHRAFLVRDAHRALDFFDASPRAAGGFHTLDNAGRPLPSALQELHTTTRLVHSYALAQIAGRDDRAGIVDRGMDYLWHAHRDRRFGGYVWSLDGEGVADGTKLAYGHVFVLLAAASAKLAGHPDADRLLADISEVLDRRFWDDSAGLFRDEFTRDWQPFSTYRGMNANMHGAEALLAAHEATGEGEYLSRARRILDFFIAGQAALHGWRIPEHYDADWRPDHGYCGNPMFRPAGTTPGHSFEMARLHLQCWDQSQRPGAEAPAQARALVETALADAWDCDRGGLAYTLHLDGSVDIGTRFWWPVTEAIGALAALIKLDGQAADEAWYRRMWQFADRCLIDHEAGGWFPEAGAEDRHASGQFTGKPDIYHALQADLFPLVRGLSRPARALADLSPLADPQPG